One genomic region from Sphingobacterium multivorum encodes:
- a CDS encoding winged helix-turn-helix transcriptional regulator, with protein sequence MGQVLNGNQMREASCTEELRAIRDALDILGGKWKLMILRYLANRELQEIYFKKMEREIQGISAKVLTKELRDLELNLLVARQPSEDPVKVFYKITAYGKSVFPVTESLVSWGLEYREKVKQELAALTK encoded by the coding sequence ATGGGACAAGTTTTGAACGGAAATCAAATGCGGGAGGCGAGTTGTACAGAAGAATTGCGCGCTATACGTGACGCGCTGGATATTTTGGGCGGAAAATGGAAATTGATGATATTGCGTTATTTGGCTAATCGGGAGTTGCAGGAAATCTATTTCAAAAAAATGGAACGGGAGATTCAAGGAATTTCTGCAAAAGTGTTGACAAAAGAACTTCGAGACCTTGAATTAAACTTGTTAGTCGCCCGCCAGCCCAGTGAAGACCCCGTGAAAGTGTTCTATAAAATTACCGCCTATGGTAAAAGTGTATTCCCCGTTACCGAATCACTGGTCAGTTGGGGGTTGGAATACCGAGAGAAAGTGAAACAAGAACTCGCTGCATTAACGAAATAA
- a CDS encoding DinB family protein codes for MERRIFIADRLREVFLNGRWIANTNYQEQLLNTTWEQAIFKINDLNSIAALTYHINYYLEGLLAAFTYGKLEISDKYSFDIPPIQSKADWDTLVDRFLKNAATFANSIAQFEENLFDQPFIDKKYGSYLRNIEAVIEHSYYHLGQISLIKKLILQSE; via the coding sequence ATGGAAAGACGTATATTTATTGCAGACAGGCTTCGCGAAGTTTTTTTGAATGGACGTTGGATTGCCAACACCAACTATCAGGAACAACTATTGAATACGACCTGGGAACAGGCCATATTCAAAATAAATGATCTGAATTCCATCGCTGCGCTAACCTATCATATCAATTATTACCTAGAAGGTCTACTAGCTGCATTTACGTATGGAAAATTGGAAATTAGTGATAAATACAGCTTTGATATCCCGCCTATCCAATCCAAAGCAGACTGGGATACACTAGTAGATCGATTCCTAAAAAACGCAGCCACATTTGCCAACAGCATTGCCCAATTTGAAGAAAACCTCTTCGATCAGCCATTTATTGATAAAAAGTATGGATCTTACCTCAGAAATATCGAAGCTGTAATCGAACATAGCTATTATCACCTTGGTCAGATTTCACTGATCAAAAAGTTAATTCTTCAATCGGAATAA